ggagtattaaataaagatggttatatttatttgagctgtgagtgtttaatatcaggatgattttatgggaatgcggatctttcagatcaatttgagaagtgattttgatcatgtttcacattttattgtgtcatgtagtgtcaggcactggtcttggtcttgtctcggtctcgccccccctcggtcttggtctcgactggtctcggaccctaaaagtcttggtcttgtctcggtctcgataccctctggtcttggtcttgtctcggtctcgggttaggtggtcttgactacaacactagtctGTAGTAAGATCATCTGGAAGATATCCCAAGACCATTAGTGTGAATGAGTAGTTTATGTTAAATCCCAATGTTTTTAAGATTATTTctttacagtaatccctcgctacttcgcggttcgcttttcgcggactcgctATTTtacgggttttcaatcaatattagtgtataatatttattgcggtattttcactgtttcgcgggtttttgcagtactcgttcttcacatgcgtagtacgtgttgtacagtaaagtatatatttggtgtataagtgtgtggggagggtttataaaaacttaaaatagtgtataactactaaaataatgtataagtattaaaataaatatagcgtccctacttcgcggattttcacttatcgcgggtggtcctggaacgtaacacccgcgataagtgagggattactgtacttcTATCCAGAAGGGTTGTATAGATGGGCAGGTCCAGAATATGTGTCCATGGTCTGCCTTGACTTCCCCACAGTTTCTCCAATAGGATGCAGTTGTAGCACTGAATTTAGACTTTTGTTTTGGTGTTATGAAGAAGCAGATGATGGTCTTCCAGCCAAAGTCCCACCAGCTGTTGGAGTTGGTTGATGTAAACTGCGTTCTCCAGATGCTTGTCCACATATCCTGTGGAACCACaatattaatttctttttcccatttttgttttatatagtTTGTTGAGTCCCTTTTAAGATTGATCAGGCATTGGTATAATTTATTTACAAGAGCTTTGTTACTTCCAGAGTTATATGCattaatgaaaattttaataATTGAAAAATCTCCAAGGGTACCATTATTTATTCTACTCCAGATATAATTGCGAAGCTGTAAGTACCTAGAAATATCTTGTTTCTCCAGCCCATACAGCTTACATAGAGTGTCAAAAGCCATAGGTTTAGTTTTTTCAATAACTGTACACACTGCAGTGAGACCATacaatgtttttccattttgtgcTATAAGATGGGTTGCACCAACACACCAAAGTTCTCAGTTGAGCAGATATGTAATAATCTCTCAAAGAAGGTAGAGCCAAACCCCCTCTCTCCTTCAGTAACTGCAGGGTAGAAAACTTTACTCTTGGTCTTTTATTGAGCCAGATGAATCTTGAAATATGTTTGTTCCATTCCCTAAACTGCTTCTCAGGAATAGATACAGGTAAGGGAAGAAAAAGGTACAATAGTTTGGGAaggattttcattttgattatcTGTATTCTGTCACCAAGGTCGAGAGGGAGCAGGCTCCAGTTCCTAAGATCACTGTATATTTCTTTATTGACATGGATATGGTTGATATTGTATATTTGTGACAAGTTTTTAGGCAGATATATTTCTAAGTATTTAATGCTGGTTGAATTCCAATTAAACTTATATTTGGATATTAGAGCTTGTTCTGGGTGGAAATTAAAAGTTAAGACCTGTGTTTTATTGACATTGAGGGTATAACCCGAGTATGAACCATATCTTTCCAACATTCTCATTAACACTGGTAAACCTGAATCAGGTTCTGCTATTGTAACTAGAACATCGTCTGTGTATAGGCTTATTTTATGTTCCTCCTTGCCTATTAGGATACTTTTTAATGCCGTATCTTGGCATATAGCTTGAGCTAGGGGGTTCAATAAACCAATTAAAGAGATTTGGGCTTGCATGGCATCCCTGCCTGCAGCCACGTTCCAAGAGAGGCTACCATAAGAGCCTCTCTTATTATCAGCACGTATAGTTTGACTATATAAAGATTTGTAATATGTTTCAAACATCTTTTGAATTTTATCCAAATCAATTTCCAGTTTATGGTTAGTGGATaacagctctcactgtggttaaCTGGGGTcctaaaaccttagaaatggctttgtaaccctctCCAGAATGATGGATGtcagtggcttttttttctcagctgtcttttttttttaagattgtgGCATGAAGagttgctttttgagattttttttatttttttggagattttttgcgaggttctatttaagtgatttcttgatacAACAGTTCTGCCAGTAATCACCAGTTTGCCAGTaatcttttaaattttaaagaagTTAAAGAAGTTTTCAGTTCCTTTCTTGTTCACTGAGAGAAATCTAGTCTGTTTTGGGCTTGCACAAGTGCATTAAAGTCAGGTTCAATGTCTGAAGTGAAATTGCGACTGACAGTGGACAGGTGATCGTCACTGAGGGAGGACCTGTATCTGGATTTGTTAAACTTCATCACTGAGAATGTTTACTCAAAGAGAACCAACATCTGGGTGCACAAGCTTGACTTTATTTAGTGTTTTCTCTAATCAAATTATTCAACAGGGTCGAAACTATACGTACAGGCTCAAATATGTTAAGTGAGATATGATGCATGACATTATATTAATAGATGGATTCTTGGCAAGTTTTTTTGAAGACATATATTCTTCAAACTGTTGAATACCATTTAGATAAGGACCACCAATCAGTCATAGCATTAAAACCCACACATGAGGTGAATAATACTGAATAATATTGAGAACACTGGGAATGCAAACTTTGCTTCTAACAGCTTGTTTAACTTGCTACAAATCTAGTCACTTCCCAGATAGTCACAGCACTGCCCAATGACCCAATGACCCACCACACCAcaaaacagctcactgacaaTATATGATAGTAAGAATATAATTGGATTTCTATGTGATAACATTCAAATAGGACTGTTGTGGAGCACTGCACCAATAAGAGAAACTCAATTTACATTGTTCTATTAATGCAAACTAAACTTatgttgcaattttttaaagcctttacATACTGATGTTAATCTATAGATTAGTATTTTTGTGTTAACTAAAATGAGACCAGAGCAGCTGCAGTCAAGCTCCAGAAAActcatgctcattggctaatgacttgtccATCACGAGTGCTATACCCTGACTAATCCTCCTTTCAACACTAAGGACAGATGATCAGAGGTGCAGAGTTTTTACCATCATCATTATCACAGGAACTGAAGTATGGGTAGAGTTTCTGAGTGAAGGAGCATTCAGTGAAGGAGTAGATGAGAGAAGCAGTATCTACATCATGAAAGGAGACCTGACCCTCCTCATAATCCACAAACACCCCTACCTTCTCAGGTGCAGACTGAAGAGAGAGGGGGAATGGAGAACCAGTAAGAGCTCTGTACTCATTTCCATTTCTCAGTGCTACACTCCAGAAACCATTCTTAGGGCTCAGTATGATTTTTCCTTTCCTGTCGATCGACTCTTTGGCCACTCCTAAATCCCATTTAGATTTTCCTTTAACCTGAACCTCAAAGTAAAATCTGCCTGAAAAGAAATTCTGCTTTCCTAAAACATTACAATAAAGTGTAAATCTCTCTGGGTTATCTGGAAGACTCTTCCTCAGGTCACTGTGATTTACTTGTTTTCCATAATCAGACAGGATGAGATTAGGATGCACTGTATCAGGATCAAGAGTCACATCCACTGCATACTGCTGGACCCACTTCAGCTCTTTGGCCTCAAACAGCTTCTTCTTTCTTGAGTGTCTCCTCCAGCTGAGCCACAGCTCTCACCACAGTGAGTCCTGCCTTTAGTCTGTCTTGTGTCTTTGTATCAAGTTCATGTGTCTAGTCCAAGTTTgtgtttcctcttcctgttttgctttggtGGTCCTTGTGTCGTGCGCTtgatattcagttttgctttctttgtccTGTTAGGTAGCTTCTCTTGATTGATTTTTCTCACACCTAAAATCTTcaataatcaggtcccatcttatcttaaaaagtCCATAGTACCTTATTATCCTAATAGAGCACTTGGAGCTGTGGGCTTGCTTGTGGTTCCCagcattttgaaaataaaatgggaggcagagccttcagccatCAGGCCTCTCTACTATTGAACCAGCTCACAGTTTGGATTTCGGTTTTGCTTAaaatatgccttttttttttataaagcttatagttagggctggatcaggtgacccacCCACCCTTAGTCATGCTGCAATGGGCCTAGACTGCTGGAGGTTCCTGtgagtctttttatttttcattcacctcttttcactttgtgtttatacaccactactATATTTAATCATTACTATTTATTGAACTCTGGGTCCCTCTCCtatagtgtgtcttttgttctgtctctctctgggctctcttcctcctcacccccaactgagatgactgcccctctctgagcctggttctgttggcagtttcttgctgttaaaaggaagtttttccttcccactgttgaaaaaaaatgcttgcttATAGGGGATAGTGTAATTGTttgggtttctttctaatattgtagggtctttaccttacaatataaagcaccttgagataaCTCTTGTTAAATAGCATTATATAAATACactgaaataaattgaattgaaacttcCTGTCCCTGTTTTTACTGTTCATTGGAAAATATTGATATATGAGGGACTGGCCACAAAAAAATAGAGAACCACTGATTTATACAGAAGAATAGTCCTGCTAACACAGCTCTGCTTACTCTGTGAAAAACATACAATGGATCTTTGGCTAAATGAGCAGATTTCTTTTGGAACCACTGTGACTGTGATTAGTCAGCATGAAATGAAATAGTAATGTGATCAGTAAATCGGCAAATGTGATCAGCTGCACTCACCATTGTTGTAGCGACTCTGTTGTGTTAATGAGAAAAACCTGATGGATGCAGGTGAATCTTATTTTAGAGACAAATGGGACTTGACTGTAATGCTGCTGATGCTCTCTCACACTTTCAGTTTCACTTCTGGAATATGGGGCTGAATGTCCCGTCTTTCACGTGGTGCTCTGCCTCTCCCAGCAGCTCTGTTAGTGTGGGTTTGCTGCCTGTCCCTTTATGGGAAGAGGAATCAGCCAGTTTACACTCAAGTACATGGCCGAGTAGGTGGGAGGAGTGGGGAGTATAATGAATTAATGAAGGC
This portion of the Archocentrus centrarchus isolate MPI-CPG fArcCen1 chromosome 17, fArcCen1, whole genome shotgun sequence genome encodes:
- the LOC115796268 gene encoding E3 ubiquitin-protein ligase TRIM21-like; translation: MLSSAAVTGAGCNEPLSCQLAISWYPEPIASRQMECQTLGVAVAHWRRHSRKKKLFEAKELKWVQQYAVDVTLDPDTVHPNLILSDYGKQVNHSDLRKSLPDNPERFTLYCNVLGKQNFFSGRFYFEVQVKGKSKWDLGVAKESIDRKGKIILSPKNGFWSVALRNGNEYRALTGSPFPLSLQSAPEKVGVFVDYEEGQVSFHDVDTASLIYSFTECSFTQKLYPYFSSCDNDDGKNSAPLIICP